One genomic region from Planctomycetota bacterium encodes:
- a CDS encoding bifunctional 4-hydroxy-2-oxoglutarate aldolase/2-dehydro-3-deoxy-phosphogluconate aldolase translates to MPNRFDIVAALRSAGIVAVVRTASADAAVEVVRALAAGGVLASEITFTVPDAASAIDRVRALHEAGDLPAELVLGAGTVITAEQAHRAVDAGATYLVSPHTAPDVLQVAAERDVAMLPGALTPGEVFAAHEAGADIIKIFPAARMGPAYLKDLRGPYPDIPLMPTGGVSATNVHEWIDAGAVAVGVGSELVDKKAIADGNWAEITRRAQALTRALRSAREGHPTA, encoded by the coding sequence ATGCCCAACCGCTTTGACATCGTGGCCGCGCTCCGATCGGCCGGCATCGTCGCCGTGGTTCGCACCGCTTCCGCGGATGCGGCGGTGGAGGTCGTTCGCGCGCTCGCCGCCGGCGGGGTTCTGGCTTCAGAGATCACGTTCACCGTCCCCGACGCGGCATCCGCCATCGACCGAGTCCGGGCGTTGCATGAAGCCGGCGACCTGCCGGCCGAACTGGTGCTCGGAGCCGGGACGGTCATCACCGCCGAGCAGGCCCATCGGGCCGTGGACGCCGGCGCGACTTACCTGGTCTCGCCACACACCGCGCCGGACGTGTTGCAGGTCGCGGCGGAGCGGGACGTCGCGATGCTGCCGGGCGCGCTTACGCCCGGCGAGGTGTTCGCCGCCCACGAAGCCGGCGCGGACATCATCAAGATTTTCCCCGCCGCCCGTATGGGCCCCGCTTATCTCAAAGACCTGCGCGGGCCGTACCCGGATATTCCGCTGATGCCCACCGGCGGGGTGAGTGCGACCAACGTCCACGAATGGATCGATGCCGGCGCGGTCGCTGTCGGGGTTGGCAGCGAACTGGTCGACAAGAAAGCAATCGCCGACGGCAACTGGGCAGAGATCACACGCCGCGCCCAGGCACTCACCCGCGCATTACGGTCGGCACGAGAAGGACACCCCACCGCATGA